AAACAAGGTTTGCCAGAAATGCTTTGCCCAAAGACAGAGGAGGCATCTGCAGCATGCGCTGACCAGACCCTATAAATGAGTCCTAGAATCTGGGCTGTTCTGTCTGCAGAGGAAACTTCATGGTAAGTGCACGTCTGCGGTTGGCAGAAAGGAACAGTGTCCCTGCACTCCCACTCCAGACCTGCTGTCCTGATGTTTGTACATGTACCTGGAAGGATTTGATGTTTGTATCAAAAAGCATGTTGGTATTTTCACTTTGTGACCTGCCTGTGGAATTGTGTGCAGCAATAATGAGCAATCTGCTGTTTCTGCTTTGCAGCACCGATCACCTCCCAGCCTGCAAGGCATCTTCTCGTAGCATAAGAGGTAAGAGCCACATTTGCTTGCATTTAAAGGACAGAGAAAGGTCCCAGGAAGATTTCTGTAGAAGAGATTCCTTCATGGTGACAAATCACTGTAAAATTTTGTAGGCAATTGCTTTATGTGCTCCTGGCCAGTGCTCTGCTATGACTAATAAAGCATGCTAATGATTGGGCAGGCTGCTCACAGCTAACAAGATTTCATAAGTGGCTGTGCTTGAAGACACAGCCACTATGTAATGCCAGGAAATGCTTCTTGGGGATTCCTTATGTTTAATTATGGACCAGTGAGGTCAATGATCTATCCTGGCATGAAGTCCAGACAGACGGAGCTAGCCAACAGAAGAGAATGTTGCAAAACCTTACAGACTTGTGAATTGTAATTATTACTGCATATGAAACTGGCCAATAAACCTTATGAAAATACTTTCCAAATGATACTCCAGGGTTATAATCTGCATGTAGGCCTCCTACTAGTAAACTtgacaaaaatgcaaaaatagcTATCCAACtaaccaaacaacaaaaagggggaggtgctgctgctaTTCCTCTGAAAGAAGACTGAGTGAAATGGAGGATCTGCGTGCTACTAGGAGTAGCTGCAAATATTTGTTAACATTTTGGTTATTTACTTAACTAAAAGTTATGACATCTTATCAAGCTGCCTGTTTGTCTAACTTCCTTGGAATTCAGATACTTTCTATTACTGGCGACGTGGTACTTCTTTAGAAGTCCAGTACTGGATTTAGATATCTGGCTTTGATTTATAAATTCTTCAACTGAGGTTTCTAGCTTTGCCTATAGTTATTTCCACGAACAATTAAGGAAGGTCAGCAGCACATTGTCAGACACTCATGAAAACATGGTCAACAGGTAAAGACAAGTGATTCTTTCCCTGCATTCAGCTCCCATATCTGGAGCACTGTGTTCAGTTTGGTACTTTCTGGTAACCAGACAGTGACATTCTGGAATGAATCCAGTAGAGATCTTTCAAGacaactaggaaaaaaatgatgtATGGGAAGAGGCTGCAAAGGTGAGATTTGTCTACACTGGGGGTGAAATTAAAAAGTGGGTATCTTATTGTTATCTTCAACAAAAAGGAGATGGTTATATCATAGAAAGAGGTAGACATCTCAAATGGGCAGAGTGAAAGGCTGAGGGATAAAAAACCACAGGTTTCAGCCACAGGAATTTTGATTAGACAataaataggggaaaaaatcaccATCAGGGTCATTAGACATTAAACTGGGATGCAAATGGACTGAGAAATATCTGTTCTTTGACATAATAAAAACTTCTCTGGAAAAAGCTGTGCGAACCTGCATCCAACATTTGTCCTTGTTGCACAGGAAGGTGAACCAAAGAACTACTCAAGATTCTTCCCAAATCACACTTTCTATTACACCGTCTATCAATGAAGTGAGtgacaacaaaaaatattgattCATTTGTGTAACATATCTCCTCTTCCACAGTGTTCTCTGCTGACAAGCCCCTCCAAAAAGTGCAGCCATGTCTTCGGACGCTGAGATGGCCATCTTTGGGGAGGCAGCTCCTTACCTCCGAAAGTcagagaaggagagaattgAGGCCCAGAACAAACCTTTTGATGCCAAGTCATCTGTCTTCGTGGTACATGCAAAGGAGTCCTTTGTGAAAGGGACAATCACAAGCAGGGAATCGGGCAAGGTCACTGTCAAGACTGAAGGGGGAGAGGTGAGTCAAAAGCAAGAGTGAAGGAAAACATATGATCCCAAAACTGAGCTTTTAGGTGATACATGTGgatctttctgttttcttggcAGACCCTGACTGTGAAGGAAGATCAAATCTTCTCCATGAACCCTCCCAAGTATGACAAAATCGAGGACATGGCCATGATGACCCACCTCCACGAACCCGCCGTGCTGTACAACCTCAAAGAGCGTTACGCAGCCTGGATGATCTACGtaagtggcagcagcagcttcctctgggcagcctcaggagctgctgggccaggcTCAGGGGAAGCCAACGTGCTGTGTCCCTTCCTCACAGACCTACTCGGGTCTCTTCTGCGTCACTGTCAACCCCTACAAGTGGCTGCCGGTGTACAACCCCGAGGTGGTGTTGGCCTACCGAGGCAAGAAGCGCCAGGAGGCCCCTCCACACATCTTCTCCATCTCTGACAACGCCTATCAGTTCATGCTGACTGGTGAGTGCCTCTCTCTGCCTCAGGGGCATTGGACATTCAATTCTCTGAAGGGATACTCTGTCTCAGCAAAGTGAAGAGACTTTTTCAAACCATTCTTGCCTCTGACACACACATCTGTTGGAGTTTACTATCTTCATAGCATGGTTTCCACtgtgttaaattaaaaatatctctgcaCTCAGTGATGTGCTTTGGAAAGGTTTGCTTGTTCAAGTCAAGTTGACATGAGGCAAAACATTGAACTTAGGTatgtttcattctttctctgttGTTCACTGAGTTTTAAGTGCCGTGTTTCTGCCTTGTTCACAGATCGGGAGAACCAGTCCATCCTGATCACGTACGTACACCCCCTGCGAGGGTCCCTGCGGGGCTGCCCGGTGCCAGGGCACCTCCTGCCTGACCACGCAccctctgcttctctcttgCCTTTGGCAGCGGAGAATCCGGGGCTGGGAAGACTGTGAACACAAAGCGTGTCATCCAGTACTTTGCAACAATTGCAGCCAGCGGGGacaagaaaaaggaggagaagtCATCAGGTAAAATGCAGGTGAGTGAGGAAGGACAGACGGAATGCTTGGCCTGTCATTGCTCTCTCAACTAAACAGAGTCACTGAATAATTATGTCCCTGCAGGGAACGCTTGAGGATCAAATCATCAGCGCCAACCCACTGCTGGAGGCCTTTGGAAACGCCAAGACCGTGAGGAACGACAACTCCTCACGCTTTGTGAGTTTTTCATCAGAGAAGTTGTCATTTATATGGGAACAAGGATGTCAGAACATGCTGTTACTTCTGAAGTGTCCAAGTCAGATGACTGTATTCATTAAATGACTGTTTTCCGCGTATTTTTGCTGATTAAAGTAGACGgtctaattaaaaatacatgcttAGAAGTACAATGCAGTATACAAAGgagataattaaaatatttttgtgtatcTATATGATTGCacctataaatatatatatacatattctTAGTGTCTGTCATATGGACCGAAGACACAATTTTGTAGAAATTGATGTAATatggaagaaatgaaagatgGGGCATACAGGATAGAAATTGCTTAATGGAAATTTTGCTGGCCTTCATCAGACcagcaaaaaaattaatctctggGTTTTAAGCACAGAACTGGGCAGGTGTATTAATCTGTCTGTTCAGACCTTGATATAAGTTTTAATGCAAAAAGCCATTCATATGTTCTATTACATTAACTGTGACTTTCCTTGAAAAATCACAATATCAATCCTCAGTTTCAGACTAAAGCTCCTTGTTTTGGGTGTGTTGCCTCTATCTCTACAACTCAGACAGTAACAGCTGACTTCTGTTTTCCACAAGACTAAAAATCCTCATTTAACTTTATTGCCAGCAAAATCTGCCTTCACAGAATGCTTTCTGATTAGAAAATGGCTTTCAATATATCCATGTGTTTGAATTGCAACATAAGTGACCCAATAAAATGCTTTATTAGTGGTCTTCTCATTCATGTGAATTTATGGTTATCCATTAAATAATAGTGGATAAAAAAGCTCAGATCTATCTAGTCTTGGCAGTATAAagattttcctgaatttctttttgtcctgttttgctttgttaaagaaaaaataaaagtgaaacaACTTCTAAGTTTGAACCTGTCTTCTATGGAAAATGTAAGGTTGCATGCTTACAATCACAGTgaaatttcaaaatgtctttttttctttcccctatAAAAGGGCAAATTCATTCGAATCCACTTTGGGGCCACAGGCAAGCTGGCTTCTGCTGACATTGAAACTTGTAAGAGACCACCAGAACTGATCCcattccttcctccctttccaCCTCAGTGTTCTCTCTCAGGCCTGACTCTTTCCTACTTTCCTCACCAGATCTGCTGGAGAAGTCCAGAGTCACTTTCCAGCTCAAGGCGGAAAGGAGCTACCACATCTTTTATCAGATCATGTCCAACAAGAAGCCAGAGCTAATTGGTAGGAAGTATTATGAATTGTTTGATAAAATCTGAAGGTCTTTAATATTTATCTTCATTCTCACACCAAGATATATCCTATTCCTCTTTACAGACATGCTCCTCATCACCACCAACCCATATGACTACCAATTTGTGAGTCAAGGCGAGATCACAGTTCCCAGCATTAACGACCAGGAGGAGCTGATGGCCACAGATGTAAGTGTCAAGAGCATATTGGTGTGGTGAAACTCCCTTGTAATGGCCCAGAGGTTTATTTGACTGATTCTGTTGTCAGAGTGCCATTGAAATCCTGGGTTTCACTGCTGATGAGAGAACAGCCATCTACAAGCTGACAGGGGCTGTCATGCACTACGGGAACCTGAAGTTCAAGCAGAAACAAcgagaggagcaggcagagcctgatggcacAGAAGGTATTAAAGCATTATAGAACTCCTAATAACAGAAATGGTTACATAGCTGGAATCAGgtattttccttccatttacTATCACAATCAGGCAATAAGgtattttccttccatttacTTTCACAAACACATCAATCTCAGCTTCCAGACTATTCATGCTTCTAAATTTCCCTTCAAGATATCACAAAATTTCAGTCCTGAGAACAACAGCTACATCTTAGAGGATATCCACTTTCAATTATCACTTCTCTGTTacttcttccctctctctttgTGTCCAGTTGCTGACAAGGCTGCCTACCTGATGGGTCTGAACTCAGCAGACCTGCTCAAGGCTCTCTGCTACCCCCGAGTCAAGGTGGGGAATGAATACGTGACCAAGGGCCAAAATGTGCAGCAGGTAACAACAACCACTTGGTGACTGGGAACCTCTCACTTCAATCCCTTACAATTTGCTCCGGATATTGTATTTCTTCTGCTCCATTCTCCTTTTGGTTTAGGTATACAATTCAGTGGGTGCCCTGGCAAAGGCTGTCTATGAGAAGATGTTCCTGTGGATGGTTGTTCGCATCAACGAACAGCTGGACACGAAGCAGCCCAGGCAGTACTTCATTGGTGTCCTGGACATTGCTGGCTTTGAGATCTTTGATGTAAGGATTTCAGGTTTCAGGGCTGCTCTCGAAGGGAGGGATTGTTATATCAGAAGACTTGCAAGTAATATTCCTCTGAATGTTTATTATGCTAGTCATTTGCgattttatgcagaaaaaaagccagtcattttcttttctagcagaaaacaaaaccctcaaAAGCTCCATCACTACAAGCACAGAGTCATGTTGTTTGTGCAGAAGCAGCAAATAgaattttatatgttttaataTTACAACTGTTTGAGCTTAACGTTACAGattaaataaactaaaataattcCAATAAATTCATAAAATATCTTCTGCAACAGAATTAGGAGATGCATTGCCAAATATATAACAAGTtaaagatgtttaaaatgtttagagaacaaaaaattaataGCTATGGTTTAATCTGAGATAGCAAGGGTTTTCAATTTGGAGACCAGAGTATGCACTCATCTTgtttgcagaataaaaaaatgccaaagtattttattaattttaggAGATTCACTAAAATaatctgctctgaaaaaaaatcactaatttTCATTATGTAGGTATTTCTTTCTGGAGCTGCAAAAAGGTTCTGTTATGGTGTGGTACTGATAATACACTTGTGTTCTAACTGGGGAGATTTATAAAGGGTGGGGGATAATGATGAAGAACTGGGCATATTGATGAGGGCTGGTTGTTgtggcttttttcctctgagcagttcaacagcctggagcagctgtgcatCAACTTCACCAATGAGAAACTGCAACAGTTCTTCAACCACCACATGTtcgtgctggagcaggaggagtaCAAGAAGGAGGGGATTGAATGGACATTCATTGACTTTGGCATGGACCTGGCTGCCTGCATTGAGCTCATTGAGAAGGTATTTCTGTAATTCACAGTGTCAGGTATTTTCGGAAATGcattcattttatatatatttctaaatgCAGAAATTGAAGTGGTAAATATGATACTGCCGATACATCagtttgtattattttataatttgctGAGTGGAACAATCCCTGAGAGCAGTAATATTGTCCCACTCAGGAATTTATTTCATCTCTGagtctttctgccttttcaccttgtcctccctccttccttgtGACTTCTCCCAGCCCATGGGCATTTTCTCCATCCTGGAAGAGGAGTGCATGTTCCCCAAGGCAACTGACACCTCTTTCAAGAACAAGCTCTATGACCAGCACCTGGGCAAGTCCAACAACTTCCAGAAGCCCAAGCCTGCCAAAGGCAAGGCTGAGGCCCACTTCTCCCTGGTGCACTACGCTGGCACAGTGGACTACAACATCACTGGGTGGCTGGAGAAGAACAAGGACCCTCTGAATGAAACTGTCATTGGGCTGTACCAGAAATCATCTGTGAAGACCCTTGCTTTACTCTTTGCCTctgctggaggagaggcaggTCAGTTGTCTGAAATTTATATCTTTGATGCACAGTGGTTGGTCCCCAAAGCAAAAGATGATCCATTATCTTTACTTTATCAGAGGctagtggtggtggtggtggcaaGAAGGGAGGCAAGAAGAAGGGTTCTTCTTTCCAGACGGTCTCAGCTCTTTTCCGGGTACgtaaacacattttcttttcatacaTGCAGAGAATCATTCTGTACTCTTAGCTGGCTCAGACatagaaaaatagcaaaaaaatccccaacaatcaatcaaccaaccaaccaaccaaccaaccatcCAACCAATATTCCAAGAATAACTTCTCTTTAGACCACCATTGGAAATAAAAGACTTATGGAATGAAAAATGGCGCTGTAAAAACCTAAACTTACACTCtatataaacataaaatttttcagaaaaaatgccCCTTTCTATCTTTCATTGTCTTGATGTTAAGTTTTTTCTTGTCCTTCAAGACTAGAAATGTCCTGTGAATCAGAAAGAATTGAGCAATTGATTGAGGCATTCTCAGCTGACAATTTTCAGCCCAGTGTATTTCCATTGATGGGTCTTTAATGTTAAATTCAAAGAATGCAAAGAGTTATTTTTCCCACGTTTCTTATAAATGCACGCTAAATCATGATCCCACAGGAGAATCTCAACAAGCTGATGACCAATCTGCGGAGCACTCACCCCCATTTTGTGCGCTGTATCATCCCCAATGAGACTAAAACACCTGGTAAGAACCCCAAGCAGCAAGATCCTTGCTCTGATACATCCATTCCCCTCTGCACTGCAATCTGGGCCATTCATTTGTGCTCTGCATTGCCAGGTGCCATGGAGCACGAGCTGGTGCTGCACCAGCTGCGCTGTAACGGCGTGCTGGAAGGGATCAGGATTTGCAGGAAAGGCTTCCCCAGCAGAGTCCTCTACGCTGACTTCAAACAGAGGTGAGAGCTATGAAGTGAAGAGATAAGTCAGGTGTCCTCACCAACTGCTCTCCATCACACAACTGAGCTTTGCCAGGGTATCTAAGCATGGAGGGATGAAATTCCAACTTCCTCAGCCTGATTCTACTGCAAACACTACTCTTAGTTTCAGTAAACAGAACATTCTTATGACTGGGCATTGTCTTCCTCCTGTTTCCTTTGATTCCACAGATACAAGGTGCTTAATGCCAGTGCCATCCCTGAGGGACAGTTCATCGATAGCAAGAAGGCTTCTGAGAAGCTCCTTGGGTCAATCGATGTGGACCACACCCAGTACAAATTTGGACACACCAAGGTACAAACCCCCCAttctctgcctgcctgggctTTGCTCTCTCTACCTGACAGTGATGTGCTGCAACATCGCCTCTCTCTTTGAAGGTGTTCTTCAAAGCTGGGCTTATAGGCCTCCTGGAGGAGATGAGGGATGAGAAGCTGGCACAGCTCATCACCCGCACCCAGGCCATGTGCAGGGGCTTCCTGATGAGGGTGGAGTACCAGAGAATGGTGGAGCGGAGGTACATATTCCTCTTTGTCAGTTAAAGAGTGATTTTGCTCATGGGAAAGTGCTGACACTCGTCAGACTGAGAATATTCAGTGTACATATTAATTATGCCTCAGGGAATCCATCTTCTGCATCCAGTACAACATTCGTGCATTCATGAATGTCAAACACTGGCCATGGATGAAGCTGTTCTTCAAGATCAAGCCCTTGCTGAAGAGTGCAGAGTCTGAGAAGGAGATGGCCAACATGAAGGAAGAAtttgagaaaacaaaggaggagCTTGCGAAGTCTGAGGCAAAGCGGAAGGAGCTTGAGGAGAAAATGGTATCTctaatgaaggagaaaaatgaccTGCAGCTCCAAGTGCAGGCTGTGAGTATCACCATTTATTTCCCACTCAGAAAAAGCACCTACTCATTCTGACTTCTTCTCTCTCGGGGAGAAGGTCAAGTGTCCATTATATTAAACATGAAGCTTAGAAAGTAGTGTCTTGCAGTAGCATGGTGAGATTTCTTATAGATAGTAAAAGAAGCAAGGGGCTTCAAGTGGGTGTAAGGGCTCCTGCATTTCTGAGGAAGATTGTACCCGAACTCCCTACACAATTTAATATTACCACAACTACAAATTCTGAGAGATATTTTTGAATGAGtaaaaagcaacaaagaaaatttGAACATTCTGAACTGAGAACTTGCATATCTATTTCCTAGGCAGGAAACGGGACAACATTGTAAACCTGTTTCAGTTGACAGgctaaaagatgaaaaagagaaacattcaAATGTTATAAACAAACAGAATCTTTGTCTACCCACCAGGAAGCAGATAGCTTGGCTGATGCTGAGGAAAGGTGTGACCAGCTcatcaaaaccaaaatccagCTGGAAGCCAAAGTCAAAGAGGTGACTGAAAGGGCAGAGGATGAAGAGGAAATTAATGCTGAGCTGACAGCCAAGAAGAGGAAGCTGGAGGATGAATGTTCAGAGCTGAAGAAAGATATTGATGACCTTGAGCTAACACTGGCCaaggtggagaaggaaaaacacgCCACTGAAAACAAGGTATGAGGTAGAACCAGTCACTCACACTCCAGAAAATGGGACTTCTATAGCTACTTCCTTTATTTACATTTGCTCCCATCTTCCTAAAGGTGAAAAACCTGACTGAGGAGATGGCAGCTTTGGACGAGACCATTGCCAAGCtgacaaaagagaagaaagcccTCCAAGAGGCCCATCAGCAGACCCTGGATGacctgcaggcagaggaagacAAAGTCAATACTCTGACCAAAGCCAAGACCAAGCTGGAGCAGCAAGTGGATGATGTAAGCACACAGACCTAGAGCAGGAACAGGACAGGTATGGagtccagcctggctggcagagccctgatGGTCTTCTTGTGTTCAGCTGGAAGGGTCCCTGGAGCAAGAGAAGAAACTGCGCATGGACCTGGAGAGAGCAAAGAGGAAACTGGAAGGAGACCTGAAGCTGGCCCAGGACAGCATCATGGATATGGAGAATGAtaagcagcagctggatgagaaactgaagaaGTAAGTGTGGCTCTAGGACTCCTgagtgctgggctgcagcacttGTCTCTTTTCTTTGAGCTCTAACACGGTTCACTTGGCCCAAAGGAAAGACTTTGAGATCAGCCAGATCCAGAGCAAGATCGAGGATGAACAAGCCCTGGGCATGCAATTTCAGAAGAAGATCAAGGAGCTTCAGGCAAGTCTCTGTTCCTTCCCCTGCCTTGCTCAGGCTCAGCtcaggcaggaggagggcacGGGTGTGAAGGGTCCCTGGTGTTCTGCAGGCCCGTattgaggagctggaggaggaaattGAGGCAGAGCGAACCTCTCGCGCTAAAGCAGAGAAGCATCGCGCTGACCTGtccagggagctggaggagatcaGCGAGCGCCTGGAAGAAGCAGGAggtgccacagcagctcagatTGATATGAACAAGAAGCGTGAGGCAGAATTCCAGAAGATGCGCCGTGACCTGGAAGAGGCCACGCTGCAGCACGAAGCCACGGCTGCCGCCCTGCGCAAGAAGCACGCggacagcacagctgagctgggcgAGCAGATCGACAACCTGCAACGCGTGAagcagaagctggagaaggagaagagtgAGCTGAAGATGGAGATTGACGACTTGGCCAGCAACATGGAGTCTGTCTCTAAAGCCAAGGTACACAATTATCTTCTTGGTTCATTGACCCTGTGGAATACAACACAATTCTTGCACCTGGCCTTCTTTAGAGTGTGGATGGTTAACTCATCACTTCCCATATGCTGAAACACAggccagcctggagaagatgTGCCGCACACTGGAAGATCAGCTGAGTGAGATTAAGAGCAAGGAAGAAGAGCATCAGCGCATGATCAATGACCTCAATGCTCAAAGAGCTCGTCTGCAGACAGAGTCAGGTGAGACACCCACATCTACATGTGCAGATCAATAATGTCTTAGTGTTattgcaaaaaatattcttctgtgCACGCGGTCTTTTCAACACACTTTGTGTCACGTCTACTGAGAAATGCTTGAAATGGGATCAGCATGGACTACAAACTATCTGGTTTTGTATCGCCAAATATTTGCAGTGTTACCATCAATGGCATTAAAAGTGTTGTATATCTGGAAATTTTCTCAGGTGAATATTCACGTCAGGTGGAAGAGAAGGATGCTTTGGTTTCTCAGCTGTCAAGAGGCAAACAAGCTTTCACCCAACAGATTGAGGAGCTCAAGAGGCATCTGGACGAAGAGATCAAGGTGATTTCTCCTCTCAGAGGTGCTCCAGACACTTATATGACTACTGAACTACATGAcgagacagggaaaaaaatctcacgTAATTTGGTGCAAGTTGTCTCATGCTAACTTTTACGTTGAGTTTATCCactattcctttttttcagtcCCAGCTTCTTTCCTCATTGAGTGCATGGTATTCTGTTTGCATAGTAGTATGATCCACTGTCCAATTATTATTAAGTCAGATTTCCtgggatatttttcttccatgacCCAGACCCTTTGTTGCTGCAGGCAAAGACTGCCCTAGCCCACGCCCTGCAGTCCTCTCGCCACGACTGTGACTTGCTCCGGGAACAAtatgaggaggagcaggaggccaAGGGGGAGCTGCAGCGAGCCCTGTCCAAGGCCAACAGCGAAGTGGCCCAGTGGAGAACCAAATACGAGACGGACGCGATTCAGCGCACGGAGGAGCTCGAGGAGGCCAAGTACGTGGGGAAAGTGAGGAAGGCTAGGAGAGATAAAGACCAAAAATTCTtggagaccactgtgacattGTTGGGAAGAAGTCAGTGTTCTTCTTGGGGTTGGGTTGAAAGGAGAGTAGCAAATAAATTCTGTAATGCATGTGGTGTGGGAGAAAAAATCACAGGCAAACGCAGAAGACAGGGACTGGCAGAGAGACAAGGAAAAGCCCATCAACCACATGCCACAGCATTCCCTTTTATCTTAAACCATGAGATATGTTTAACACAGGAAGAAGCTGGCCCAACGCCTGCAGGATGCAGAGGAACATGTTGAGGCTGTCAATGCCAAATGTGCCTCCctggaaaagacaaagcagaggctgcagaatgAAGTGGAGGACCTGATGATTGACGTGGAGAGATCCaatgctgcctgtgctgctctggataAGAAGCAGAAGAACTTTGACAAGGTCTTTTGgcctccagcaccagcactcCTGGCCAGAGCACGGCCCCGTGATGGCCACAGCCCTACTCACAGCCCGTTTCTCTGCAGATCCTGGCAGAATGGAAGCAGAAGTATGAGGAAAcgcaggctgagctggaggccTCGCAGAAGGAGTCGCGCTCTCTGAGCACGGAGCTGTTCAAGATGAAGAATGCCTATGAGGAGTCCTTGGACCACCTGGAAACAATGAAGCGGGAGAACAAGAACTTGCAGCGTAAgtccctctgctcctcactgGCCTTTCTCACAAGCTTGTCTATCTGAAACCATCTGGGCCTGCAGGGTTAAGATCTTGCCTGGCACCTTGATGCACCAGAGCCTTTCTGCAATCATCTCTCTGCCTGACCATGGCGCTTTTCACCCTTCCTTGCAGAGGAGATTTCCGACCTCACGGAGCAGATTGCGGAGGGAGGAAAGGCGATTCATGAGCTGGAGAAAGTCAAGAAGCAGATTGAGCAGGAGAAATCTGAACTGCAAGCCTCCCTGGAGGAAGCTGAGGTAAAGCATTCTGTTGTTAGCTAATTAGTTACAACACAGTTCAACAATGTCAgataacatttaaataattctaTGCACTGAGAATTGAGCAGAGGCATAGGAAGCAGGGTTTCTTCACTGCATAAAATCTTTGAATCCGTGGGtatgcctttttctttcctttcttgcaaTCACAGACCTCTGGTTATACATTATTCTTTGATATAACTATTCATGTAAAGTTGTTGACATTgctattttttataattaactggattttttacttttttgagGCCTCCCTGGAACATGAGGAGGGGAAGATCCTGCGC
This genomic window from Vidua chalybeata isolate OUT-0048 chromosome 19, bVidCha1 merged haplotype, whole genome shotgun sequence contains:
- the LOC128797842 gene encoding myosin heavy chain, skeletal muscle, adult-like, translating into MSSDAEMAIFGEAAPYLRKSEKERIEAQNKPFDAKSSVFVVHAKESFVKGTITSRESGKVTVKTEGGETLTVKEDQIFSMNPPKYDKIEDMAMMTHLHEPAVLYNLKERYAAWMIYTYSGLFCVTVNPYKWLPVYNPEVVLAYRGKKRQEAPPHIFSISDNAYQFMLTDRENQSILITGESGAGKTVNTKRVIQYFATIAASGDKKKEEKSSGKMQGTLEDQIISANPLLEAFGNAKTVRNDNSSRFGKFIRIHFGATGKLASADIETYLLEKSRVTFQLKAERSYHIFYQIMSNKKPELIDMLLITTNPYDYQFVSQGEITVPSINDQEELMATDSAIEILGFTADERTAIYKLTGAVMHYGNLKFKQKQREEQAEPDGTEVADKAAYLMGLNSADLLKALCYPRVKVGNEYVTKGQNVQQVYNSVGALAKAVYEKMFLWMVVRINEQLDTKQPRQYFIGVLDIAGFEIFDFNSLEQLCINFTNEKLQQFFNHHMFVLEQEEYKKEGIEWTFIDFGMDLAACIELIEKPMGIFSILEEECMFPKATDTSFKNKLYDQHLGKSNNFQKPKPAKGKAEAHFSLVHYAGTVDYNITGWLEKNKDPLNETVIGLYQKSSVKTLALLFASAGGEAEASGGGGGKKGGKKKGSSFQTVSALFRENLNKLMTNLRSTHPHFVRCIIPNETKTPGAMEHELVLHQLRCNGVLEGIRICRKGFPSRVLYADFKQRYKVLNASAIPEGQFIDSKKASEKLLGSIDVDHTQYKFGHTKVFFKAGLIGLLEEMRDEKLAQLITRTQAMCRGFLMRVEYQRMVERRESIFCIQYNIRAFMNVKHWPWMKLFFKIKPLLKSAESEKEMANMKEEFEKTKEELAKSEAKRKELEEKMVSLMKEKNDLQLQVQAEADSLADAEERCDQLIKTKIQLEAKVKEVTERAEDEEEINAELTAKKRKLEDECSELKKDIDDLELTLAKVEKEKHATENKVKNLTEEMAALDETIAKLTKEKKALQEAHQQTLDDLQAEEDKVNTLTKAKTKLEQQVDDLEGSLEQEKKLRMDLERAKRKLEGDLKLAQDSIMDMENDKQQLDEKLKKKDFEISQIQSKIEDEQALGMQFQKKIKELQARIEELEEEIEAERTSRAKAEKHRADLSRELEEISERLEEAGGATAAQIDMNKKREAEFQKMRRDLEEATLQHEATAAALRKKHADSTAELGEQIDNLQRVKQKLEKEKSELKMEIDDLASNMESVSKAKASLEKMCRTLEDQLSEIKSKEEEHQRMINDLNAQRARLQTESGEYSRQVEEKDALVSQLSRGKQAFTQQIEELKRHLDEEIKAKTALAHALQSSRHDCDLLREQYEEEQEAKGELQRALSKANSEVAQWRTKYETDAIQRTEELEEAKKKLAQRLQDAEEHVEAVNAKCASLEKTKQRLQNEVEDLMIDVERSNAACAALDKKQKNFDKILAEWKQKYEETQAELEASQKESRSLSTELFKMKNAYEESLDHLETMKRENKNLQQEISDLTEQIAEGGKAIHELEKVKKQIEQEKSELQASLEEAEASLEHEEGKILRLQLELNQVKSEIDRKIAEKDEEIDQMKRNHLRIVDSMQSTLDAEIRSRNEALRLKKKMEGDLNEMEIQLSHANRVAAEAQKNLRNTQAVLKDTQIHLDDALRTQEDLKEQVAMVERRANLLQAEIEELRAALEQTERSRKLAEQELLDASERVQLLHTQNTSLINTKKKLETDIAQIQGEMEDTIQEARNAEEKAKKAITDAAMMAEELKKEQDTSAHLERMKKNLDQTVKDLQLRLEEAEQLALKGGKKQIQKLEARVRELEGEVDAEQKRSAEAVKGVRKYERRVKELTYQSEEDRKNILRLQDLVDKLQMKVKSYKRQAEEAEELSNVNLSKFRKIQHELEEAEERADIAESQVNKLRVKSREFHSKKIAEEE